From the genome of Muricauda sp. SCSIO 64092, one region includes:
- a CDS encoding peptide chain release factor 3, whose protein sequence is MDFEKEIAKRRTFGIISHPDAGKTTLTEKLLLFGGAIQEAGAVKSNKIKKSATSDFMEIERQRGISVATSVLAFNYRDRKINILDTPGHKDFAEDTFRTLTAVDSVIVVIDVAKGVEEQTEKLVEVCRMRNIPMIVFINKLDREGKDAFDLLDEVEQKLGLTVTPLSFPIGMGYDFKGIYNIYEKNINLFSGNSKQHIEDTIAFDDLDSPELEGIIGESHAHNLREYLELAGAVYPEFNKKDYLDGSLQPVFFGSALNNFGVRELLDCFIEIAPTPRPKMAEERLVNSNESDFSGFVFKIHANMDPKHRDRLAFIKIVSGTFERNTPYLHVRQDKRIKFSSPNAFFAEKKEIVDISYPGDIVGLHDTGNFKIGDTLTNGEKLNYKGIPSFSPEHFRYINNADPMKAKQLNKGIDQLMDEGVAQLFTLELNGRKVIGTVGALQYEVIQYRLEHEYGAKCTYENFPVHKACWVDPEKENEEFAEFKRIKQKYLAKDKMGQLVFLADSAFSLQMTQQKYPTVKFRFTSEKES, encoded by the coding sequence ATGGATTTTGAGAAGGAAATAGCTAAGCGCCGGACTTTTGGGATTATATCCCACCCAGATGCGGGGAAAACAACACTCACTGAAAAACTGCTGTTGTTCGGGGGTGCAATACAGGAAGCAGGGGCTGTGAAAAGCAATAAAATAAAAAAGTCCGCTACGAGTGATTTTATGGAAATCGAGCGCCAGAGGGGCATATCCGTCGCGACCTCCGTCCTGGCCTTTAATTATAGGGACCGAAAGATAAACATTCTGGATACCCCGGGACACAAAGATTTTGCGGAGGATACCTTTAGGACGTTAACCGCAGTAGACAGTGTAATTGTGGTCATTGACGTTGCCAAGGGGGTGGAAGAGCAAACCGAAAAACTGGTCGAAGTATGTAGGATGCGCAATATTCCGATGATCGTTTTTATAAACAAACTGGATCGTGAAGGTAAGGATGCTTTTGACTTACTGGATGAGGTGGAGCAAAAGCTGGGATTAACGGTAACACCACTGAGTTTCCCTATTGGAATGGGATATGATTTTAAAGGTATCTACAATATTTATGAGAAGAACATTAACCTCTTTAGTGGAAATAGCAAGCAACATATTGAGGACACCATTGCCTTTGATGATTTGGATAGTCCCGAGTTGGAAGGGATTATTGGAGAATCCCATGCCCATAACTTACGGGAATATTTGGAATTGGCCGGGGCAGTCTATCCTGAGTTCAACAAAAAAGACTATTTGGACGGGAGTCTACAGCCGGTTTTCTTTGGTTCCGCATTGAACAATTTTGGTGTTCGGGAACTATTGGATTGTTTTATTGAAATAGCTCCCACTCCAAGACCCAAAATGGCCGAAGAACGACTGGTTAACTCCAATGAAAGTGATTTTTCAGGATTTGTTTTTAAAATCCATGCCAATATGGACCCCAAACACCGTGATCGCTTGGCATTCATAAAAATCGTCTCCGGTACTTTTGAACGCAATACCCCATACCTACATGTACGACAGGATAAAAGAATAAAATTCTCCAGTCCAAATGCATTTTTTGCTGAAAAAAAGGAAATTGTGGATATTTCCTATCCAGGGGACATTGTGGGCCTCCATGATACCGGAAACTTCAAAATTGGTGATACCTTAACCAATGGGGAGAAATTGAATTATAAGGGTATTCCGAGCTTTTCTCCGGAACACTTTCGATATATTAACAATGCCGACCCCATGAAGGCCAAACAACTGAACAAGGGGATTGACCAACTCATGGATGAGGGTGTTGCACAACTATTTACCCTGGAACTTAACGGAAGAAAAGTCATTGGGACAGTTGGTGCATTACAATATGAAGTAATCCAATATCGATTGGAGCATGAATATGGGGCCAAATGTACCTATGAAAATTTTCCTGTCCACAAAGCATGTTGGGTCGATCCTGAAAAGGAAAATGAAGAGTTCGCAGAATTCAAACGTATCAAACAAAAATATCTGGCCAAGGATAAAATGGGGCAATTGGTCTTTTTAGCTGACTCCGCTTTCTCTTTACAAATGACACAACAGAAATATCCCACTGTTAAATTTCGTTTCACTTCCGAAAAAGAATCGTAA